GCTTATGCCACGCTGAACTCCCATCTGGAGGGCCGCGACTGGATCGTGGGCGTTGGCCCCACCAATGCCGATCTCAGCTGCTGCGGCTACCTCTATTATCCCGAACCTTTCGGCTTTGACCGCGCCGACTGGCCCCATATCGACGCCTGGCTGGACCGCATCGCCGCCCTGCCCGGCTGGAAACACCCCTATGACCTGATGCCCGGCAACCCGTCGGATCGCGCTTGAGGAGACCAAGATGACCGAAGCTTATATCTATGACGCCGTGCGCACCCCGCGCGGCAAGGGCCGCAAAGACGGCAGCCTGCACGAGGTGACCTCGGTGCGCCTCAGCGCGCTGACGCTGAACGCGCTGAAAGAGCGCAACAATCTCGAAGGTCACGCGGTCGAGGACGTGATCTGGGGCAATGTCACCCAGGTGATGGAACAGGGCGGCTGCCTGGCGCGGACCGCCGTGCTGGCCTCGGACCTTGACCAGTCGATCCCCGGCCTGGCCATCAACCGGTTCTGCGCCAGCGGCATGGAGGCGGTGAACCTGGCCGCCAACCAGGTACGTGGCGGCGCGGGCGATGCCTATATCGCCGGCGGGGTCGAGATGATGGGCCGCGTGGCCATGGGCAGCGACGGCGCCGCCATCGCCGTCGATCCCAGCATCGCAATGGAAACCTACTTCGTGCCGCAGGGTATCTCGGCCGATATCATCGCCACCGAATACGGCTTCACCCGCGATCAGGCCGACGCGCTGGCGATGGAAAGTCAGCGCCGCGCCAAGGAGGCCTGGGACGAGGGCCGCTTTGCCAAATCGGTGATCCCGGTGCGCGACCAGAACGGGCTGACCATCCTGGATCATGACGAGTACATGCGTCCGGGCACCGACATGCAGTCGCTGGGCGGCCTCAACCCCGCCTTCCAGATGATGGGCGAGCAGATGCCCGGCTTCGACAAGATCGCGATGCTGAAATACCCGCATCTGGAGCGGATCAACCATATCCACCATGCGGGCAACTCCTCGGGCATCGTGGATGGGGCCGCCGGCGTGTTGATCGGCAACAAGGAATTCGGCGAGAAATACGGGCTGAAGCCGCGCGCGCGCATCAAGGCCACCGCCAAGATCGGCACCGACCCGACCATCATGCTGACCGGCCCGGTGCCGGTGACCGAGAAGATCCTGGCCGATAACGGCATGAAGATCGGTGACCTTGACCTGTTCGAAGTGAACGAGGCCTTTGCCTCGGTCGTCTTGCGCTTCCAGCAGGCCTTTGATGTCGATCCCGCGCTGGTAAACGTCAACGGCGGCTCGATCGCCATGGGCCACCCGCTGGGCGCCACCGGCGCGATCATCATCGGCACGCTGCTGGACGAGCTGGAGCGTCGCGACCTGGAAACCGGTCTTGCAACGCTCTGCATCGCCTCCGGCATGGGCGCGGCCACGATCATCGAACGCGTCTGATGCCGAAACTGGACCTCGACAGTATCGAACGGCGTATCGGCTCGGTCTATCCGGGTCGGCTGAACGCGGCCATGGATGGCCGGTCCAGCCTGCGCCTGGGCGATGCCGGCGGGCTCAGCCAGTTTGGTGTCAACCTCGTGCGGCTGGAGCCCGGGGCGAAATCGTCGCTGCGCCATTACCACATGGAGCAGGACGAGTTCGTCATGGTGACCGAGGGTGCGCTGGTTCTGGTCGACGACCAGGGCGAGCATCCGATGGTTCCGGGCGACTGCGCCGCCTTTCCCGCTGGCGACCCGAACGGGCACCAGTTCGTCAATCGCACCGATGCGCCCGCCACCTTCCTTGTGGTGGGCACGCGGACCCCGACCGAGACCGCTTATTACAGCGATATGGACATGATGGTGAAACAGGATGCCTCGGGCTTCGCTTTCACCCGCAAGGATGGCAGCCCGCTGACGGCTGACCAGATCGGAGACGACAATGAGTGATTTTACGCTGACCAAGGACGCCGACGGCGTCGCCTTCATCACCTGGGATGCTCAGGGCAAGTCGATGAACGTGATGACCCGCGAGGCCTTTGAACTGGTTGACAGCCTGGTCGATCAGGCGCTGGCCGATGACGAGGTCAAGGGCATCGTCATCACCAGCGGCAAGAGCGATTTCGCCGGCGGCATGGACCTGAACACGCTGGCCGTGATCCGCGAGGAAGCGGGCGAAAACCCGGCCCAGGGCCTGTTCGACTTCGTCATGGGCGGCCACCGCATCATGCGCAAGCTGGAACTGGCGGGCATGGACCCCAAGACCAAGAAGGGCGGCAAGCCGGTGGCCTGCGCCATCAACGGCACCTGCGCCGGGATCGGCACCGAGATCGCGCTGGCCTGTCATCACCGGGTGATGACCACCAACCCCAAGGCCAAGATCGGCCTGCCCGAGATCCTGCTGGGCATCTTCCCCGGCGGCGGCGGCACCATCCGCTATTCCCGCATGGTGGGCGCCATGGCCGCGGCCCCGGTGCTGCTGGAAGGCAAGATGATGGACCCGGCCAAGGCCAAGGGTGCGCAGATGGTCGACGCATTGGCGGATGACCCGGTTGCCGCCGCCAAGGAATGGGTGCTGAACGCCAAGGATGCCGATCTGGTCAAACCCTGGGACGCCAAGGGCTACAAGATGCCCGGCGGCGCCCCCTATCATCCGGCGGGTTTCATGACCTTTGTCGGCGCCTCGGCCATGGTCAACGGCAAGACCCAAGGCGCCTTCCCCGCGCCCAAGGCACTGCTGAGCGCCATCTACGAGGGCGCGCTGGTCGATTTCGACACCGCGCTGCGCATTGAGGCACGCTGGTTCACCCATGTGCTGATGAACCCCTCCTCCTCGGCCATGATCCGCAGCCTCTTCATCAACAAGCAGGCGCTGGAGAAAGGCGCGGTGCGGCCCAAGGACATCCCCGACCAGCGGGTCAAGAAACTCGGCGTGCTGGGCGCGGGCATGATGGGCGCGGGCATCGCGCTGGTCAGCGCGCAGGCAGGTATGGAGGTCGTGCTGATCGACCGTGACCAGGCCGCCGCCGACAAGGGCAAGGCCTATACCGAAGCTTACCTCGACAAGGGGATGAAGCGCGGCAAGGTCACCGCCGAGAAGAAAGAGGCGATGCTGGGCCTGATCACCGCCACCCCGGATCTGGACGCGCTGAAAGGCTGTGACCTGATCATCGAGGCGGTGTTCGAGGATCCGGGCGTGAAGGCCGAGATGACCAAGAAGGTCGAGGCGATCATCCCCGAGGACTGCATCTTTGCCTCCAACACCTCGACCCTGCCGATCACCGGTTTGGCCAAGGCAAGCGTGCGGCCCGAACAGTTCATCGGCATCCACTTCTTCTCGCCGGTCGAGAAGATGCTGCTGGTCGAGATCATCAAGGGCAAGGAAACCGGCCCGCGGGCGGTGGCCAAGGCGCTGGATTACGTGCGCCAGATCCGCAAGACCCCGATCGTGGTCAATGATGCGCGTTTCTTCTACTGCAACCGCTGCATCATTCCGTATGTCAACGAAGGCGCGCGGATGATCACCGAGGGCGTGTCGCCGGTGCTGATCGACAATGCGGCGCGGCAGCTGGGTTTCCCGGTGGGTCCGATCCAGCTGACCGACGAAACCTCGATTGATCTCGGCGCCAAGATCGCGCGGGCGACCAAGGCGGCGATGGGCAATGCTTATCCCGAAAGCCCGGCTGACGACCTGATCTTCTGGATGGAAGAGCTGGGCCGGATGGGCCGCAAGGCCAACGCGGGCTTCTTCGATTATGACGACAAGGGCAAGCGCACCGGCTATTGGCAGGGCCTGCAGGACAAGTACCCGCTGGCCGAAGAGCAGCCCGACCTGATCGAGGTGCAGGAACGCCTGATGTTCGCGCAGGTGCTGGAAGCGGTGCGTGCGCTGGAAGAAGGCGTGCTGGAAGACATCCGCGAAGGCGACGTGGGCGCCATCCTGGCCTGGGGCTTTGCCCCTTGGTCGGGCGGCCCGCTCAGCTGGATCGACATCATCGGCACGCCCTACGCGGCGGATCGCTGTGACCAGTTGGCGGCGAAATACGGCGAGCGCTTCGCCTGCCCGCCGCTGCTGCGCGAAATGGCCGACAAGGGGCAGAGCTTCTACGGGCGTTTTGACCCCGAGGCGAAATCGGCGGCCTGAC
The window above is part of the Ruegeria pomeroyi DSS-3 genome. Proteins encoded here:
- a CDS encoding cupin domain-containing protein; the encoded protein is MPKLDLDSIERRIGSVYPGRLNAAMDGRSSLRLGDAGGLSQFGVNLVRLEPGAKSSLRHYHMEQDEFVMVTEGALVLVDDQGEHPMVPGDCAAFPAGDPNGHQFVNRTDAPATFLVVGTRTPTETAYYSDMDMMVKQDASGFAFTRKDGSPLTADQIGDDNE
- a CDS encoding acetyl-CoA C-acetyltransferase, whose amino-acid sequence is MTEAYIYDAVRTPRGKGRKDGSLHEVTSVRLSALTLNALKERNNLEGHAVEDVIWGNVTQVMEQGGCLARTAVLASDLDQSIPGLAINRFCASGMEAVNLAANQVRGGAGDAYIAGGVEMMGRVAMGSDGAAIAVDPSIAMETYFVPQGISADIIATEYGFTRDQADALAMESQRRAKEAWDEGRFAKSVIPVRDQNGLTILDHDEYMRPGTDMQSLGGLNPAFQMMGEQMPGFDKIAMLKYPHLERINHIHHAGNSSGIVDGAAGVLIGNKEFGEKYGLKPRARIKATAKIGTDPTIMLTGPVPVTEKILADNGMKIGDLDLFEVNEAFASVVLRFQQAFDVDPALVNVNGGSIAMGHPLGATGAIIIGTLLDELERRDLETGLATLCIASGMGAATIIERV
- a CDS encoding 3-hydroxyacyl-CoA dehydrogenase NAD-binding domain-containing protein, which gives rise to MSDFTLTKDADGVAFITWDAQGKSMNVMTREAFELVDSLVDQALADDEVKGIVITSGKSDFAGGMDLNTLAVIREEAGENPAQGLFDFVMGGHRIMRKLELAGMDPKTKKGGKPVACAINGTCAGIGTEIALACHHRVMTTNPKAKIGLPEILLGIFPGGGGTIRYSRMVGAMAAAPVLLEGKMMDPAKAKGAQMVDALADDPVAAAKEWVLNAKDADLVKPWDAKGYKMPGGAPYHPAGFMTFVGASAMVNGKTQGAFPAPKALLSAIYEGALVDFDTALRIEARWFTHVLMNPSSSAMIRSLFINKQALEKGAVRPKDIPDQRVKKLGVLGAGMMGAGIALVSAQAGMEVVLIDRDQAAADKGKAYTEAYLDKGMKRGKVTAEKKEAMLGLITATPDLDALKGCDLIIEAVFEDPGVKAEMTKKVEAIIPEDCIFASNTSTLPITGLAKASVRPEQFIGIHFFSPVEKMLLVEIIKGKETGPRAVAKALDYVRQIRKTPIVVNDARFFYCNRCIIPYVNEGARMITEGVSPVLIDNAARQLGFPVGPIQLTDETSIDLGAKIARATKAAMGNAYPESPADDLIFWMEELGRMGRKANAGFFDYDDKGKRTGYWQGLQDKYPLAEEQPDLIEVQERLMFAQVLEAVRALEEGVLEDIREGDVGAILAWGFAPWSGGPLSWIDIIGTPYAADRCDQLAAKYGERFACPPLLREMADKGQSFYGRFDPEAKSAA